Part of the Planctomycetota bacterium genome, CCCGAAGCTCCCGTTGGTCGCCGCTCAAACACCGTTTTTCACGCTCTTCGCGATCTCGTTGTGCGTTTCGTGGAGGTACTTCATGATCGCGCGGTCATAGACGCTGGTCGCCGTAAATGCGGCCACCGAGAGCATCTGACGTAGCGCGAAGTTGGTCGCACCGTCATTGTCTCGCATGCAGCCCAAGACAACTTCATACCAGCGTTCCCCAACCACCACCGCCACATCCCGGTGGTTCTTCGCCGCCGCGCGCACCATCGCCGGGCCGCCGATGTCGATGTTCTCGACCGCTTCCTCGTACGTCACGTCCGGCTTCGCCACCGTCTGCTCGAACGGATACAGGTTCACCACCACCAAATCGATCCCCGCGATCCCGTGCTCGGCCATGACGGCGTCGTCGGTGCCGCGGCGGGCGAGGATGCCCCCGTGGATCTTGGGGTGCAGCGTCTTGACCCGCCCGGCCATGATCTCGGGGAACCCCGTCACCTCGCTCACGTCCGTCACCGGCAGCCCCGCCTCGCGGAGTGTTCTGGCAGTCCCGCCGGTACTGAGCAGCTCGACGCCGAACTCCTCGTGCAGCGCCTTGGCGAACTCGACCAACCCGGTCTTATCGGACACGCTCAACAGGGCCCGCTTGATCGGCCGCAGCAATTCGCCATCGTTCTCGACGCTCATGGCGCAGCGTAGGCCGCGATCAGCAACGGAAGATCGGGACTGGCACGAGATGGGCATCTGGGTAAACTGGCGGACCTGCGTCGCCATTTCCGCATCGAATCAAGATTCAAGTCCCGCGGGTCGATGTTAAAACAGAGAAACTGGATAAGCCCCAACGGTCGTGCCCCATGGAAGGCCAACCCCGCTTATCGGACATGAAGGATTGTCAGGACAGTCGCATGAAGAGCGTGTTCACCACCGGCGAGGCCGCCGAGATCTGCAAGGTCTCCCAACAAACCATCATTCGATGCTTCGACTCCGGACGCCTCAAGGGATTCCGCGTCCCCGGCAGCCGCTTCCGTCGCATCCCCCGCGAAGCCCTCGTCCAGTTCATGCGCGACAACGGCATCCCACCCGACGCGCTCGAGTCCGGCAAGCAGCGCATCCTCGTCGTCGACGACGATCCCGAAATCGTGGAGCTTTTCGTCGACGTGCTGGAACGCGACGGCCGCTTCGAGGTCCGCACCGCCGGCACCGGCTACGAGGCCGGCCTGCTCACCAACGAGTTCAAGCCCGACCTGGTCATCCTCGACTACATGCTCCCCGACATCAACGGCAACATCGTCTGCCGACTCATGCGCGAGAAGCCCGAGTTCAACAACGTCAAGGTCGTCATCGTCTCCGGCGTGGTCAACCAGGACGAAATCGACGACCTGCTCGCCAGCGGTGCGGACGAGTTCGTGAAGAAGCCGTTCAACATCGAGCAGCTGATCGGCCGCGTGGGAGACATGTTGGGCGTCTAGGCCCTTGTTTGCCGATTCCGATAACTGAGCGACACGATGTCCGAACGGGTAGAGAAGATCATTCAGCAGTTGGAGCGCTTGCCGGCGCTGCCGGATGCTGCGCGATCGGTGCTCGGGGCATCGGACGGCAACGACGGCGTCATTGCGGCGATCACCGCAGACCCCGAACTGGCTGACCGCGCCGCCGCCCTGCTGGGCTGCACCGACATCAACGACGCCATGGTGCGACGCGGCTTCGCCGCGGTCCGTGCCGCCACGCTCACCGCCGCCGTCGTCGGCAACCTCGGCAACTCCGACACCGCCAAGACCCTCTGGCAACACAGCCTCGCGGTCGCCTGCGCCGCCGAGAAGCTCGCGGAGAAACTCCCCGACATTGACACCGCCGACGCGTTCCTCGCCGGCGCACTGCACGACCTCGGCAAGCTCGCCCTCGAAAAGCTCCTGCCCAAGGCGTACCAACGCGTCATCGAGGCGACCGAGTTGGCACGCACCGACATCGCCGAGATCGAGCACAAAATCCTCGGCCTCGATCACCACGACCTCGGCAAACGCCTGGCCGAGCACTGGCAAATGCCCGCCGCCGTCCGAGACGCGGCCTGGCTGCACAACAACGATGCCACCGGCGACCTCAAGGTCCTCGACGATCAGACCGACCACGCCCCGCTAATCCGCCTGATCACCCTCGCCGACCGCATCGTCCGCGATCAGCACCTGGGCTACTCGGGCAACCACGACTTCACGACCAAGCGCCGCGCCCTGCTCGCGGCGGCCCACATCCCCGAGGCCGACGCCGACGCGCTCGCCCTGGAACTGCTCGAAGTCATCGGCGACCGCGCCGCCGCCCTGGGCATCGACGACAACACCGACGGCGACCTCTACCAACGTGCCCTGCTCCGCGCCAACGACGAGCTCGGCCATGTCTCGGACCAGCTCGCGTCACGCAACCAGAAACTCTCGGCCCGCACGACGTACTTTGAAGCCCTTGCCGCGTTCAACGACAAGCTCATCCCCGACGCCCCGCGACACACCGTGCTCAAGGCGATCGGTGCCGCCGCGTCGCAACTGATCGGCTGCGACACCGCAGCGGCGTTCACCGTCTGCCCCGGCTACTCGACCGGCGACGTGCTGCTGCTCGACCGCGCCGGCGACACGCTACAAACCAACACGCTGCACGTCCCCGCCGGCGACGAGTCGCCGTACCCCGCGCTGCCCGATGAAGACTTGAAGCAAGGGGCCCCGCCGATCTTGTCGGTCGGTGACGAACTTGAGTGGGCGCTCGCGCCCGTGAGTCCGCGGCTCGGCGGGCCGGGGCGGTGGTGGGTACCGCTGGTCGCCGAGGGTCAGGTCGTGGGCGGCTTGGTCTGGGGCGCGGGCGACGACGAAGCCGACCGGCTCGCGGCACTCTCCGACGAAGTGCGCGGCCTCGCACAGACCTTCGCCATCGCCCTGCGCATGGCCCAGGTCCGCGACGAAGCCCGCGACGCCTCCGAACAACTCGCCGAGACCGCCCGTCGTTTGCAGAACGCGCAGGATGACGCGCTGCGTGCCAAGACGCTCATGGCCCTGGGCCAGGTCGCCGCCGGTGCGGCGCATGAGATGAACAACCCGCTGATGGTCATCTCCGGCCGCAGCCAGCTGCTCTTCCAACAGCTCAAGACCCGCGACCCGAACAACGCCGTCAAGGCCAAGCTCATCTTCGAGCAGAGCCAGAAGCTGTCGGAGATGATCAGCCAGCTGATGGAGTTCGCCCAGCCGCCCAAGGCGACGCGGCAGGCGACGAGCGTCGGCGATCTGCTCAAGCTTGCCTTCGCCGCGACACAGCCGCTCATCGAAGCGG contains:
- a CDS encoding response regulator → MEGQPRLSDMKDCQDSRMKSVFTTGEAAEICKVSQQTIIRCFDSGRLKGFRVPGSRFRRIPREALVQFMRDNGIPPDALESGKQRILVVDDDPEIVELFVDVLERDGRFEVRTAGTGYEAGLLTNEFKPDLVILDYMLPDINGNIVCRLMREKPEFNNVKVVIVSGVVNQDEIDDLLASGADEFVKKPFNIEQLIGRVGDMLGV
- a CDS encoding HDOD domain-containing protein, whose product is MSERVEKIIQQLERLPALPDAARSVLGASDGNDGVIAAITADPELADRAAALLGCTDINDAMVRRGFAAVRAATLTAAVVGNLGNSDTAKTLWQHSLAVACAAEKLAEKLPDIDTADAFLAGALHDLGKLALEKLLPKAYQRVIEATELARTDIAEIEHKILGLDHHDLGKRLAEHWQMPAAVRDAAWLHNNDATGDLKVLDDQTDHAPLIRLITLADRIVRDQHLGYSGNHDFTTKRRALLAAAHIPEADADALALELLEVIGDRAAALGIDDNTDGDLYQRALLRANDELGHVSDQLASRNQKLSARTTYFEALAAFNDKLIPDAPRHTVLKAIGAAASQLIGCDTAAAFTVCPGYSTGDVLLLDRAGDTLQTNTLHVPAGDESPYPALPDEDLKQGAPPILSVGDELEWALAPVSPRLGGPGRWWVPLVAEGQVVGGLVWGAGDDEADRLAALSDEVRGLAQTFAIALRMAQVRDEARDASEQLAETARRLQNAQDDALRAKTLMALGQVAAGAAHEMNNPLMVISGRSQLLFQQLKTRDPNNAVKAKLIFEQSQKLSEMISQLMEFAQPPKATRQATSVGDLLKLAFAATQPLIEAGLWQKRTVDTALGEVPAVNVDPHHIADAVAEVLANALQHTPDGGTVTVTASHDAASERVILAIADNGSGMSEQVKQHACDPFFSAKPAGRRRGMGLAKALRRVDAIGGWLKIESRPDQGTRVSILLPATDEPAIAVEAMAKAG